From a region of the Lactuca sativa cultivar Salinas chromosome 4, Lsat_Salinas_v11, whole genome shotgun sequence genome:
- the LOC111918160 gene encoding glutathione S-transferase T3-like, whose amino-acid sequence MFSNFVVFPDQHSSNQPQTQTQQQRQLVDELDDLEEEEMVPETQPTPPLQRRKGKKQSREGVAQEELVLVKVWVDISEDSIHGNAQPGEQFWFRILERFQEELGKSDDYRTKHQLNSKFREIAKGVSKINGLYNNLKTQRKSGQGDEEILQEALQFYLEEVRKSFKWHDCWKLLVLCPRWKKYEQHFIFGVQHSKRTKMGSSSYRNSFDA is encoded by the coding sequence ATGTTTTCAAACTTTGTTGTTTTTCCCGATCAACATTCGTCAAATCAACCTCAAACCCAAACCCAACAACAACGCCAACttgtcgatgagttggatgacttGGAAGAAGAAGAGATGGTTCCCGAAACTCAACCCACACCACCCCTACAACGACGTAAAGGGAAAAAACAATCGCGCGAGGGTGTCGCCCAAGAAGAGCTAGTTTTGGTAAAAGTTTGGGTTGATATTTCTGAGGATTCGATTCATGGAAATGCACAACCGGGAGAGCAATTTTGGTTTCGCATTTTAGAACGGTTTCAGGAGGAGCTAGGAAAAAGTGACGACTACCGTACGAAACACCAACTAAATTCGAAGTTTCGAGAAATAGCAAAGGGAGTttcaaaaataaacgggttgtacAACAACCTAAAAACCCAACGAAAAAGTGGCCAAGGAGACGAAGAAATACTTCAAGAAGCTTTGCAATTTTACCTTGAAGAAGTCAGAAAATCATTCAAGTGGCATGATTGTTGGAAATTATTGGTTCTATGTCCTAGGTGGAAAAAATACGAACAACATTTTATTTTTGGAGTCCAACATTCAAAGCGAACGAAAATGGGTTCTAGTAGTTACAGAAATTCCTTCGATGCCTAG